The following proteins come from a genomic window of Sorghum bicolor cultivar BTx623 chromosome 3, Sorghum_bicolor_NCBIv3, whole genome shotgun sequence:
- the LOC8084860 gene encoding probable WRKY transcription factor 71 has protein sequence MSSGGGGSSGGGGDHHGVYHQHGHGHLARADAGAEYVFHSNDMESFFFNQPAASAGVDGSGSRTTGAADELMPPYSSITDYLQGFLQDPSGLARHLDAPCLPAEDAPLKHELSVDVSHDSQGTSGAPGGEGAAMHTPNSSVSLSSSDREGEGGQQPRRCKKGRPKAEDAEGDEKEQEDGENSSKANKSKKKAEKRQRQPRVAFLTKSEVDHLEDGYRWRKYGQKAVKNSPYPRSYYRCTTPKCGVKKRVERSYQDPSTVITTYEGQHTHHSPASLRAGGAHLFMSNAHGGLPPHLMPSSFGRPDLMSMMHPAMGANPSMFLPSMPPPHMSTPSPAPPLQQHHFTDYALLQDLFPSTMPNNP, from the exons ATGTCTTCTGGTGGAGGAGGAAGCAGTGGCGGAGGAGGAGATCACCATGGCGTCTACCACCAGCATGGCCACGGCCACCTCGCCCGTGCCGATGCCGGCGCCGAGTACGTGTTCCACAGCAACGACATGGAGAGCTTCTTCTTCAATCagccggcggcgtcggcgggcGTCGATGGATCAGGCAGCAGAACTACTGGCGCCGCCGACGAGCTCATGCCGCCCTACTCCAGCATCACGGACTACCTGCAGGGGTTCCTGCAGGACCCCTCCGGGCTAGCTCGGCACCTCGACGCGCCGTGTCTTCCCGCGGAGGACGCCCCGCTCAAGCACGAGCTGTCTGTCGATGTGAGCCACGACAGCCAGGGCACCAGCGGCGCGCCCGGAGGAGAAGGGGCGGCGATGCACACGCCGAACTCGTCGGTGTCTCTCTCGTCAAGCGACCGGGAGGGGGAGGGCGGCCAGCAGCCTCGTCGGTGCAAGAAGGGCAGGCCCAAGGCGGAGGATGCGGAGGGGGATGAGAAAGAGCAGGAAGATGGGGAGAATTCCTCCAAAGC GAAcaaatccaagaagaaggctgagaagaggcagaggcagcctCGCGTTGCCTTCCTCACCAAGAGCGAGGTGGATCACCTTGAGGACGGCTACCGGTGGCGCAAATACGGCCAGAAGGCCGTCAAGAACAGTCCTTACCCAAG GAGCTACTACCGTTGCACGACGCCCAAGTGCGGCGTGAAGAAGCGCGTGGAGCGGTCGTACCAGGACCCATCGACGGTGATCACGACGTACGAGGGGCAGCACACGCACCACAGCCCCGCCAGCCTCCGCGCCGGCGGCGCGCATCTCTTCATGTCAAACGCGCACGGCGGGCTGCCGCCGCACCTGATGCCGTCCAGCTTCGGCCGCCCGGACCTGATGAGCATGATGCACCCCGCCATGGGCGCAAACCCTAGCATGTTCCTGCCAAGTATGCCTCCTCCTCACATGTCAACACcatctcctgctcctcctcttcAGCAGCACCACTTCACTGACTACGCCCTCTTGCAAGACCTGTTCCCTTCCACAATGCCCAACAACCCATAA
- the LOC110433728 gene encoding uncharacterized protein LOC110433728, whose product METRSRKRRAVVDCSSEDDFIELDGSESDDIMCSQAFDVEVPGVQENSDDEILSDDSSSGGSGSRSFNRALYRRCMKDFQKMKKLKCQFELALEAQSKKEKSSSHSSDGFTRQSVSKFAGVIGFMSEEKKAIVRRYGFGSLLLFDKCFVPKKFSKWLASHVEVKSGDLIVNGKVISLTTDSVNLVLGIPLGGTSFPSNYSAGKATILSKIGKTSLPQISFFVDKLRAESLSEEEVIVCFLVVALHCFLCPNSNLVPSPRYLGVFEDIEHLRSYDWSGFVLRWMLHGVKNFDKGKKDVHKSSVTLGGCMFYLAAFNRRPESVPDNSDIDDFLTKLEEACGCDVPDSLKSSVLNVIEDHCKACVPPIPVFLMI is encoded by the exons ATGGAGACTAGAAGTAGGAAAAGACGTGCTGTTGTTGATTGTTCTTCAGAAGATGATTTCATTGAATTAGATGGATCTGAAAGTGATGATATCATGTGTTCTCAAGCTTTTGATGTTGAAGTTCCTGGTGTCCAAGAAAATTCTGATGATGAAATCTTGTCTGAT GATTCTTCCTCGGGTGGTTCAGGTTCTAGGAGTTTCAACAGAGCATTGTATCGACGTTGTATGAAGGAT TTCCAGAAAATGAAGAAGTTAAAGTGTCAATTCGAATTGGCTTTGGAGGCTCAG tCTAAGAAAGAGAAATCTTCTTCCCACTCCTCTGATGGATTTACTAGGCAGTCTGTCAGTAAGTTTGCTGGTGTTATTGGTTTTATGTCTGAAGAGAAGAAGGCTATTGTTAGGCGATATGGATTTGGATCACTTCTGCTTTTTGACAAGTGTTTTGTTCCTAAGAAGTTTTCCAAGTGGTTGGCGTCTCATGTTGAAGTGAAGTCTGGTGATCTTATTGTTAATGGAAAAGTTATATCATTGACAACTGATTCAGTTAATCTTGTGCTTGGTATTCCACTTGGTGGTACATCTTTTCCTTCAAATTACTCTGCTGGAAAAGCTACTATTTTGTCTAAGATTGGGAAGACATCTTTGCCTCAAATATCTTTCTTTGTTGATAAATTGAGAGCTGAGAGTCTTAGTGAAGAAGAAGTGATAGTTTGTTTCTTGGTTGTTGCTCTGCATTGTTTCCTCTGTCCGAACTCTAACCTTGTTCCTAGCCCCCGGTATCTTGGTGTATTTGAAGATATTGAGCATTTGAGGTCTTATGACTGGTCTGGGTTTGTTTTACGCTGGATGCTTCATGGTGTCAAGAACTTCGACAAAGGGAAGAAAGATGTTCACAAATCTTCTGtaactcttggtggttgtatgTTTTATCTTGCT gctttcAATCGTCGCCCAGAATCAGTTCCTGATAATTCTGATATTGATGATTTCCTAACTAAACTTGAAGAAGCTTGTGGTTGTGATGTGCCTGATAGCTTGAAATCTAGTGTTCTAAATGTGATTGAAGATCACTGCAAGGCTTGTGTTCCTCCTATTCCTGTCTTCCTGATGATCTGA
- the LOC8084862 gene encoding uncharacterized protein LOC8084862 produces the protein MNHVYSYKQKSQELVVKVLKEFADYESSIDPPVPSTEMPSAPENSNGISGSHVHQANADKVNVAASLTEDDIFPIGAKVVTAPVSDVLGPSLKRAPEVLVSQLHDTSHKSVHCGHSFVTSSKSVPACVVDDVKYVVKENVKKNDNHGEVNRFNSADQYSGTPIIMQTLPFSHDESPLITPILSKKLFSASKMHSSSKAGCSVATPLNISSPEVTIVGSRSLSQKLRLLRNKSEEVYNSKVQKSIVHLDSPRKSELNISGYPSLKRNKFADSSTKSSLNLTQSSTGGKLPLHGPRRTVFPSRAMGDEFEIERAKFRVNKSQILNYKAICNLAMSRQSGEDAILFGAVRCTFWSLRESLKPGGVVNNFVMAAFCYHLYSQPGGHPETSKCHFFLL, from the exons ATGAATCATGTTTATTCTTATAAACAAAAGTCACAGGAATTGGTTGTTAAAGTTTTGAAGGAGTTTGCTGATTATGAAAGTTCAATTGATCCCCCTGTTCCATCTACTGAGATGCCTAGTGCACCGGAAAATAGTAATGGTATTAGTGGAAGTCATGTACATCAG GCTAATGCTGATAAAGTTAATGTAGCTGCTTCTTTGACAGAGGATG ATATTTTTCCCATTGGAGCTAAAGTTGTAACTGCACCTGTTTCAGATGTTCTTGGTCCATCTTTGAAGC GTGCTCCTGAAGTACTTGTTTCTCAACTGCATGACACTTCTCATAAAAGTGTCCATTGTGGTCATTCTTTTGTGACATCCTCTAAGTCTGTTCCTGCgtgtgttgttgatgatgtcaaATATGTTGTGAAGGAAAATGTGAAGAAAAATGATAATCATGGTGAAGTCAATCGGTTTAATTCTGCTGATCAATATAGTGGA ACTCCTATTATCATGCAGACTCTTCCTTTTTCTCATGATGAGTCTCCTCTCATTACTCCTATTTTGTCAAAGAAGTTGTTTAGTGCTTCGAAGATGCATTCTTCATCTAAGGCTGGATGTTCTGTTGCTACCCCATTAAAT ATTTCTTCTCCAGAGGTTACTATTGTTGGTTCAAGAAGTCTTTCTCAGAAGCTTCGTTTATTGCGCAATAAATCAGAAGAAGTTTATAATTCTaaagttcagaaatcaattgttCATTTAGATTCCCCTCGTAAATCTGAGTTGAACATTTCTGGTTATCCATCTCTGAAACGAAATAAATTTGCTGATTCTTCTACTAAATCTAGTTTGAATTTGACCCAGTCTTCTACTGGTGGTAAGCTACCTCTACATGGTCCTAGGCGGACTGTTTTTCCTAGTCGTGCTATGGGCGATGAGTTTGAGATTGAAAGGGCCAAATTTAGAGTGAATAAGTCTCAGATTCTGAATTATAAGGCTATATGTAATTTGGCTATGTCTCGTCAAAGTGG TGAAGATGCTATTCTGTTTGGAGCTGTTCGTTGCACTTTCTGGTCTCTTAGGGAATCTTTGAAGCCTGGTGGTGTTGTGAATAATTTTGTCATGGCTGCATTCTGCTATCATCTATATTCCCAGCCTGGTGGTCATCCTGAAACATCTAAATgccatttttttcttctctaa
- the LOC8054916 gene encoding transcription factor bHLH144: MQRDPTSLAGNSSFAYGYEADNCMANGLLGGQCNHSVPVSPALAVPSGITSPHIRSPLDAFELQPSKVCPRNFIIFDHTDEKGCIMYHPALVNNLNPANIDLLQCHGEVVCRSSGQDNGNLEEQSSSFKEDTEEIDALLSSNDDSDEDDVVSTGRTPDPLESGPSESSSLPRFKTISQVSGNSSVCSGSLENVTHEKIRNVATVLKGIIPGGDQLDTSSVLEEAVRYLKFLKMESKKLGMEDSSI; encoded by the coding sequence ATGCAGAGGGATCCAACATCTTTAGCTGGAAATTCCTCCTTTGCTTATGGATATGAAGCAGATAATTGTATGGCAAATGGACTTTTGGGTGGTCAGTGCAACCACAGCGTTCCTGTTTCACCTGCCTTAGCAGTCCCTTCGGGCATCACAAGCCCTCACATCCGAAGCCCACTTGATGCATTTGAGCTCCAACCTTCCAAGGTATGCCCCAGAAATTTCATCATCTTTGATCACACTGATGAAAAAGGATGCATCATGTATCATCCAGCCTTGGTGAACAATCTGAACCCCGCAAACATCGATTTGCTCCAATGCCATGGTGAGGTGGTTTGTAGAAGTTCAGGCCAAGACAATGGCAATCTTGAAGAACAGTCCTCATCTTTCAAGGAGGATACAGAAGAAATCGATGCACTGCTCAGCTCTAATGATGACAGCGATGAAGATGATGTTGTGAGTACCGGGCGTACTCCGGATCCCTTGGAAAGTGGTCCTTCTGAATCATCTTCACTGCCCAGATTTAAGACAATTAGTCAAGTTTCTGGAAACAGTTCAGTTTGCTCTGGATCCTTGGAAAATGTTACTCATGAGAAGATCAGGAACGTGGCCACAGTTCTTAAGGGGATAATCCCTGGTGGAGATCAACTGGATACTTCTTCTGTCCTGGAGGAAGCTGTTAGATATCTGAAGTTCCTCAAGATGGAGTCAAAGAAACTTGGCATGGAGGACTCGAGTATTTAG